A section of the Thermotoga caldifontis AZM44c09 genome encodes:
- a CDS encoding TRAP transporter small permease: MKVLRKIKDIVQIHLPSVCVFVLFLSMFAQVLLRYVFRHPSPEAFEISSYSFVWSVLLGAALANRYRNHIKFDVLYNRFPRKVQLVIDIFFDAFFSLLLIISLKPIVSQVLWYRIISSEVLGIPWAYLTLCLPIAMVLIVIDNCRFIYLNLRELLFKKPYKLEERPWR; this comes from the coding sequence ATGAAGGTGCTCAGAAAGATCAAAGACATCGTTCAGATACATCTACCTTCGGTGTGTGTTTTCGTTCTGTTTCTGAGCATGTTCGCACAGGTTCTTCTGCGCTACGTTTTCCGACATCCTTCACCGGAAGCGTTTGAGATCTCATCTTATTCCTTCGTCTGGAGTGTTCTGTTAGGGGCTGCCCTGGCGAACAGGTACAGAAACCACATAAAATTCGACGTACTGTACAACAGGTTTCCAAGAAAAGTTCAACTCGTCATAGACATATTCTTCGATGCATTCTTCAGTCTTTTGCTGATCATCTCGTTGAAGCCCATCGTTTCGCAGGTGCTGTGGTACAGGATCATAAGTTCCGAAGTGCTCGGTATTCCTTGGGCGTATTTGACACTCTGTCTTCCCATAGCGATGGTGCTCATCGTCATCGATAACTGTCGTTTCATTTATCTCAATCTGAGAGAACTTCTCTTCAAAAAACCTTACAAACTGGAGGAGAGGCCGTGGCGCTGA
- a CDS encoding TRAP transporter large permease, which produces MALTLFLVIFAGTFALGYPIAFDMLAGGIVYLLVKGLSLANVLDMMTIGFANQTTLIAVPLFILAANIMNDTDITQRLFDFVRKAFGRFRGSLGYANIAASVIFAGMTGSQLADVAGLGKIEIKAMMDAGYDGPFTCAVTAASATIGPIIPPSIPMVLYSMISGASLGYLFLGGIIPGLLLAALEMVLVYILSRARNYPVEGKVPAIELAKSFLMALPAMFAPVVLLLGMYTGVFTATEAAAIVVAYSIIVSVLIYRTLGWKKLYRILIKSAEDIGYVSIMVAAAQLVSYVVTRERLAIKLTETLVNAGLASRPLLLLAVINVLYYILGMFVDASVTILVVIPLLLPVVQAAGIDLVHFGVMSVFNIMIGLDTPPYAQTAFITSAISGTPVKDVFKEMLKYWIPVEVLALIIITYFPDTVLFLPRLLGYGK; this is translated from the coding sequence GTGGCGCTGACACTTTTTCTCGTCATTTTTGCTGGTACTTTCGCGCTGGGCTATCCGATCGCCTTCGATATGCTGGCCGGGGGCATCGTTTATCTGCTGGTCAAAGGTCTGAGCCTTGCGAACGTGCTGGACATGATGACGATTGGATTTGCCAACCAGACGACGCTCATAGCCGTTCCTCTGTTCATTCTGGCTGCCAACATCATGAACGACACGGACATAACTCAAAGGCTTTTCGACTTCGTAAGGAAAGCTTTCGGCAGGTTCAGAGGCTCCTTAGGTTACGCAAACATAGCTGCGAGTGTGATATTCGCCGGCATGACGGGCTCACAGCTCGCCGACGTTGCTGGTCTTGGAAAAATAGAGATCAAAGCCATGATGGATGCCGGTTACGATGGTCCATTCACCTGCGCGGTCACGGCAGCTTCTGCGACCATAGGCCCCATCATTCCACCGAGCATTCCCATGGTGCTTTATTCTATGATTTCGGGTGCTTCGCTTGGTTATCTCTTCCTGGGTGGTATCATTCCAGGGCTCTTACTCGCAGCGCTGGAGATGGTTTTGGTCTACATCCTTTCACGTGCCAGGAACTATCCTGTGGAAGGTAAAGTGCCGGCAATAGAACTTGCAAAGTCCTTTCTGATGGCGTTACCAGCGATGTTCGCTCCCGTAGTGCTGCTGCTGGGCATGTACACAGGTGTGTTCACCGCGACGGAAGCTGCCGCCATCGTGGTTGCGTACTCTATAATTGTCAGCGTTCTGATCTATCGTACGCTGGGCTGGAAAAAGCTCTACAGGATACTGATCAAGAGCGCAGAAGATATAGGTTATGTGAGCATCATGGTCGCGGCAGCTCAGCTGGTGAGCTATGTGGTCACGAGAGAAAGGCTGGCGATCAAGCTCACAGAAACTCTTGTGAACGCAGGTTTAGCATCAAGACCGCTGTTGCTTCTTGCTGTCATAAACGTTCTCTATTACATTCTTGGCATGTTCGTAGACGCTTCGGTTACGATCCTCGTGGTCATTCCGCTGCTACTTCCCGTCGTGCAAGCGGCTGGAATAGATCTGGTCCATTTCGGTGTGATGAGCGTGTTCAACATCATGATCGGTCTCGATACACCACCTTACGCGCAGACTGCGTTCATCACGAGCGCGATCAGTGGAACACCTGTCAAGGATGTTTTCAAAGAGATGCTGAAGTACTGGATACCCGTCGAAGTTCTCGCTCTGATAATAATAACCTACTTTCCAGACACCGTTCTGTTCTTGCCAAGATTACTCGGCTATGGGAAGTGA
- the dapA gene encoding 4-hydroxy-tetrahydrodipicolinate synthase translates to MRDFKRFGRILVPMITPFSRNDQSVDYGTARKVARYLKEHNLCDSIIVAGTTGEFHSLTKEERIRLFEEIKDEMGNELPLIAGVGAVSTKEVLEYVREAEKLGYDAVMVVAPYYCRPEQDGIFEHYATIAENTHLPVMVYNIPLFTGVNIAPETLARLAAFENIFSIKDEAALNPLQATDYMLATEGKLAVYSGDDTMVLQVLLQGGVGVVSGGSHVVGDLMRKSIDAFLAGDIETARSVFVEMYEFFKALRIRVNPTPLVKAAFELVSGFPVSTPRLPLKPATERELESLKKALKKLGKL, encoded by the coding sequence GTGAGGGACTTCAAAAGATTTGGTCGAATACTCGTTCCCATGATTACACCTTTCAGCAGGAACGATCAGTCAGTCGACTATGGAACCGCCAGAAAGGTCGCGAGGTATCTGAAGGAGCACAATTTGTGTGATTCCATAATTGTTGCGGGTACCACGGGTGAATTCCATTCGCTGACGAAGGAAGAACGTATCAGGCTGTTCGAAGAGATAAAAGATGAAATGGGCAACGAATTACCCTTGATCGCGGGAGTGGGCGCCGTCTCCACGAAAGAAGTTCTCGAGTATGTGAGAGAAGCAGAAAAGCTCGGCTACGACGCCGTGATGGTGGTGGCACCTTACTACTGCAGGCCCGAACAGGATGGTATCTTTGAGCATTATGCAACGATCGCTGAGAACACGCATCTTCCCGTCATGGTGTACAACATACCACTGTTCACGGGTGTGAATATCGCGCCGGAAACGCTCGCCAGACTCGCCGCTTTTGAGAACATCTTTTCTATAAAAGACGAGGCAGCGTTGAATCCTTTGCAGGCGACAGATTACATGCTGGCAACTGAAGGGAAGCTGGCGGTTTATTCTGGTGACGACACGATGGTTCTTCAGGTCCTGCTTCAAGGTGGGGTCGGCGTTGTGAGTGGAGGTTCACACGTCGTCGGTGATCTGATGAGAAAATCGATCGATGCTTTTCTTGCAGGTGATATAGAAACGGCGAGAAGTGTTTTTGTTGAAATGTACGAATTCTTCAAAGCACTCAGAATTAGGGTGAATCCAACACCGCTCGTGAAGGCTGCGTTCGAGCTCGTCTCGGGCTTTCCAGTGTCCACACCGAGGCTTCCCTTGAAACCGGCCACCGAGCGGGAACTAGAGAGTCTCAAGAAAGCGTTGAAGAAACTTGGAAAGCTGTGA
- a CDS encoding dihydrodipicolinate synthase family protein, translating into MKRLYGVTVAALTPMSEDGSKVDHGMIKEYVDFLVGKGVNGIFALGTTGEGLLLSIEERKKALESFVKAVDGRVNLIAHCGALRIEEVKELLLHAKFSGADGAAIVSPFYYRYRQEELVEFFLKCTEDIYDFPIYLYNIPALTGNWITTEVAKEVHSQRPNVVGIKDSSQDLLHVLSLINDTPESFDVVVGSDRAFLTVLQMGAKGCVSGPGAVFPEFFVELYRQFRSGQIDLAKQTQRKLTKVSLAVLDGSSIPVLKMVLNWRGIKVGGCRAPLQLPSNDQAQQLRQRLEKVLNEVGLSL; encoded by the coding sequence ATGAAACGCCTTTATGGGGTGACGGTGGCGGCGCTCACACCGATGAGCGAGGATGGATCGAAAGTGGATCACGGAATGATCAAGGAATACGTGGACTTTCTCGTGGGCAAAGGTGTGAACGGCATATTTGCACTCGGCACCACGGGTGAAGGTTTGTTGCTGAGCATCGAAGAGAGGAAAAAGGCGCTCGAAAGTTTCGTTAAGGCTGTCGATGGTCGTGTGAACTTGATAGCACACTGTGGCGCGCTCAGGATCGAAGAAGTGAAAGAGCTTCTTTTGCATGCAAAATTTTCTGGTGCCGATGGCGCAGCGATCGTTTCACCTTTCTATTACAGATACAGGCAGGAAGAACTGGTGGAGTTTTTCCTGAAATGTACGGAAGATATCTATGACTTTCCCATATATCTCTACAACATTCCCGCACTGACCGGTAACTGGATCACAACGGAAGTTGCGAAAGAAGTACACTCACAAAGACCGAACGTCGTTGGGATAAAGGACAGCTCACAGGATCTCTTGCACGTGCTTTCGCTGATCAACGACACGCCCGAAAGTTTCGACGTGGTTGTCGGCTCCGATAGGGCCTTTCTGACAGTCCTCCAAATGGGTGCGAAGGGTTGTGTTTCGGGCCCAGGGGCGGTCTTTCCAGAGTTTTTCGTGGAACTGTACAGACAGTTCCGAAGCGGTCAGATAGATCTCGCGAAACAGACTCAAAGAAAACTCACGAAGGTCTCGCTCGCAGTCCTGGACGGCTCAAGCATCCCGGTGCTGAAGATGGTTCTGAACTGGCGCGGGATAAAGGTTGGTGGCTGTCGTGCACCGTTGCAGTTACCATCAAACGACCAGGCTCAGCAACTGAGACAGCGTCTGGAAAAAGTTCTGAACGAAGTTGGACTCAGCCTGTGA
- a CDS encoding JmjC domain-containing protein: protein MEPIKMSSAEKLTALIEGLQARKIQFNAPSYGKAEVHRDWHDLFVVLAGKAKVQFGELVGNIEEISPGELRSNEMKILQEIQLAEGDILLIPAGVGHRTIVEDFYSEWVFKIPARR from the coding sequence ATGGAACCCATCAAGATGAGCTCGGCGGAGAAATTAACAGCTCTGATCGAAGGGTTGCAGGCAAGAAAGATACAGTTCAACGCCCCTTCGTACGGCAAGGCAGAGGTGCACAGAGACTGGCACGACCTTTTCGTGGTCCTCGCAGGCAAAGCGAAGGTTCAGTTCGGCGAACTGGTGGGTAACATCGAAGAGATCTCGCCGGGTGAGCTGAGGAGCAACGAGATGAAGATACTACAGGAAATACAGCTGGCCGAAGGAGACATTCTGCTGATCCCGGCGGGCGTGGGTCACAGAACGATCGTGGAAGACTTCTATTCAGAATGGGTGTTCAAAATACCTGCGCGAAGATGA
- a CDS encoding aminopeptidase → MKFNIKNVWHMRDRTQIEQFARQYADFMNTARTERMVINEVEKMLKEAGFVSLEQFDGTQDKVYLTNRGKSLVAVKLVGKLQDGLNLVVAHIDSPRLDLKPQPIFEEENVALARTHYYGGVKKYQWFSLPLELHGFVVKTSGEKVEIHLGQCGEDPVFVIPDLLPHLDREDAPVSQKFDAEKLSVVLGTIPLAGQEKEAVKMYVLKILKERYNIEEEDFVSAEFQLVPALKARSVGLDESLLGAYGHDDRVCAYTAVRALLDVKEPKRSCGVILFDREEIGSEGNAAAKASFYVLFFKKILKLQGCDDTALAMDELFSKSNVISADVCPGVDPMFKDVHDVQNAAKLGYGVGLVRYTGSRGKSGASEAHAEFVARVRKVLNEEKIAWQVATLGKVDRGGGGTVAKFLAEKGACVLDMGPALLGMHSPFELVSKADLFETYRAYRALLEKLD, encoded by the coding sequence TTGAAATTCAACATCAAGAACGTCTGGCACATGAGGGACAGGACTCAGATCGAACAGTTCGCGAGACAGTACGCAGATTTCATGAACACAGCCAGGACAGAGCGCATGGTGATCAACGAGGTTGAAAAGATGCTGAAAGAAGCTGGATTCGTGAGCCTTGAACAGTTCGACGGAACGCAGGACAAAGTCTATCTTACGAACAGGGGAAAATCGCTCGTGGCGGTGAAGCTTGTAGGAAAACTCCAAGACGGCTTGAATCTCGTGGTGGCACACATAGATTCACCCAGGCTGGATCTGAAGCCTCAGCCGATCTTCGAAGAAGAGAACGTTGCACTCGCGCGCACGCATTACTACGGTGGAGTGAAAAAGTATCAGTGGTTCAGTCTGCCTTTAGAGTTGCACGGTTTTGTGGTTAAGACCAGTGGAGAGAAAGTCGAAATCCATCTGGGTCAGTGCGGTGAAGATCCTGTGTTCGTCATACCGGATCTTCTACCACACCTTGACAGAGAGGACGCACCGGTGAGCCAGAAGTTCGACGCGGAAAAGCTCTCTGTGGTCCTCGGAACGATTCCCCTGGCGGGACAGGAAAAAGAAGCAGTGAAGATGTACGTGCTGAAGATTCTCAAGGAGCGTTACAACATCGAAGAAGAAGACTTCGTGAGTGCGGAATTTCAGCTGGTCCCTGCCCTCAAAGCCCGAAGCGTTGGACTGGACGAGAGCTTGCTCGGTGCCTACGGTCACGACGATCGTGTTTGTGCCTACACGGCCGTCAGGGCCCTGCTCGACGTGAAAGAACCGAAGCGATCCTGCGGTGTGATACTCTTCGACAGAGAAGAGATCGGAAGTGAAGGCAACGCTGCGGCGAAAGCCAGCTTCTACGTCCTATTCTTCAAAAAGATTCTGAAGCTGCAAGGGTGTGACGACACCGCACTGGCGATGGATGAACTCTTCTCCAAGAGCAACGTGATCTCGGCGGACGTTTGTCCGGGTGTGGATCCCATGTTCAAAGACGTTCACGATGTGCAGAACGCGGCCAAACTCGGTTACGGTGTGGGACTGGTCAGATACACCGGGAGCAGGGGAAAATCCGGCGCGAGTGAAGCGCACGCGGAATTCGTTGCCAGAGTGAGGAAAGTTCTGAACGAGGAAAAGATCGCCTGGCAGGTCGCAACGCTCGGGAAAGTGGATCGTGGTGGCGGCGGAACGGTGGCGAAATTCCTTGCGGAAAAAGGCGCGTGCGTGCTCGACATGGGTCCGGCACTGCTCGGGATGCATTCCCCGTTCGAGCTGGTCTCGAAAGCCGATCTGTTCGAGACCTACAGAGCTTACAGAGCTTTGCTCGAAAAACTCGATTGA
- a CDS encoding flagellin N-terminal helical domain-containing protein: protein MRINDVTGVWLVRYLQQLSNQQSGLINQLSRATVPFNQDVSSSAIAEKLRSQIGGYQRAMYESHNAIGMLSTAEAGLGSIQSTLNRLRELAVQASSGTLSPSERSALQEEYSQLLQQINSVSQNLSYNNIRVLAGEVNNFVVQTGPNEGQRLTINIPATDVERLGLSNTNVASVENAQNALRTIDLATETVSRTRSYIGATTNRLISAINEMSGTTINLVSSVSRLTDTDFARSVMEFYRVQLLQQSSLINLIHSNLSRQNILRILQ, encoded by the coding sequence GTGAGGATTAACGATGTTACTGGTGTGTGGTTGGTACGTTATCTGCAACAGCTCTCGAACCAGCAGTCCGGCCTGATCAACCAGCTTTCGCGCGCCACTGTTCCGTTCAACCAGGATGTGTCTTCGTCCGCGATCGCGGAAAAACTCAGATCGCAGATAGGTGGTTATCAGCGTGCGATGTACGAATCGCACAACGCCATAGGCATGCTGTCCACGGCCGAGGCAGGTCTCGGTTCGATACAGTCTACCCTGAACAGGCTGAGAGAGCTCGCTGTTCAAGCTTCCAGTGGCACACTCAGCCCTTCTGAGAGATCGGCTTTGCAGGAAGAATACTCGCAGCTTCTGCAGCAGATAAATTCCGTTTCGCAGAACCTCAGTTACAACAACATCAGAGTTCTGGCGGGCGAAGTTAACAACTTCGTCGTTCAAACAGGACCGAACGAAGGACAGAGGCTCACCATCAACATACCTGCCACGGACGTGGAGAGGCTGGGTCTCTCCAACACGAACGTTGCAAGCGTTGAGAACGCTCAGAACGCACTCAGAACGATCGATCTTGCAACGGAAACTGTTTCCAGAACGCGTTCTTACATCGGAGCCACGACGAACAGATTGATCTCCGCCATCAACGAGATGAGTGGAACCACGATCAATCTCGTCTCGAGCGTCAGCAGGTTGACGGACACGGACTTCGCCAGAAGCGTCATGGAATTTTACAGAGTGCAGCTCCTGCAACAATCGTCCCTGATAAACCTGATCCATTCGAACTTGTCCCGACAGAACATTCTGAGAATCTTACAATGA
- a CDS encoding M24 family metallopeptidase, producing MIREAFRERIKTLKRLIEDEHAEALLISRCDNFAWATFGARNYVTINSEVGSVHFLIVEDSVYILSDNIERKRIEQEELNEDIAGEVEFAEYMWSKGLWDVLKSFVQGKRLLSDTGWFDSKNVSDKLKQLRLVLTEPEIETYRWIGKNCDEIFSSVMPKFSPEMTEWEVQSHITRAFVERGIEPVLVLVFGEESAQLYRHNLPRNVKVGKKLFVSVCVRKKGLILSSTRSVLFTRSEAWIKQHRDNCYVEAVALANSRPGKKLNEVFEEVKKAYASVNRPHEWFLHHQGGLAGYNAREIVANEETDYTLRSGNVVAWNPTITGTKSEDTFLILEDGLECFSYPETSEWPGIELQAGSITLRRPDIVLL from the coding sequence TTGATTAGAGAGGCGTTCAGGGAAAGGATCAAGACTTTGAAAAGGCTCATCGAGGATGAGCACGCTGAGGCGTTGCTCATCTCCCGCTGTGACAACTTCGCCTGGGCCACGTTCGGCGCGAGGAACTACGTGACGATCAACAGCGAGGTGGGAAGTGTCCATTTTCTGATCGTGGAAGACTCCGTCTACATCCTCTCGGACAACATCGAGAGGAAGAGGATCGAACAAGAGGAACTTAACGAGGACATCGCGGGCGAGGTCGAATTCGCCGAGTACATGTGGTCGAAGGGACTCTGGGATGTGCTCAAGTCTTTCGTTCAGGGGAAAAGACTGCTGTCGGACACTGGCTGGTTCGATTCTAAGAACGTCTCCGACAAACTGAAACAGTTGAGATTGGTGCTGACCGAACCAGAGATCGAGACCTACAGATGGATCGGTAAAAACTGTGATGAAATCTTTTCCAGTGTGATGCCGAAGTTCTCTCCAGAAATGACGGAGTGGGAGGTTCAATCGCATATCACACGGGCGTTCGTTGAACGGGGCATCGAACCGGTGCTCGTGTTGGTGTTCGGCGAAGAGAGCGCCCAACTGTACAGGCACAACCTTCCGAGGAACGTGAAGGTTGGAAAAAAGCTCTTCGTGAGCGTGTGCGTCAGAAAGAAAGGTCTGATCCTTTCTTCGACGAGATCCGTTCTGTTCACTCGAAGCGAGGCCTGGATCAAGCAGCACAGAGACAACTGTTACGTGGAGGCCGTCGCGCTGGCGAATTCGAGACCTGGCAAGAAGCTGAACGAAGTCTTTGAAGAAGTCAAGAAGGCTTACGCTTCGGTGAACAGGCCGCACGAGTGGTTCTTACACCATCAGGGTGGGCTTGCAGGTTACAACGCGAGAGAAATCGTCGCCAACGAGGAAACCGATTACACGCTCAGGAGCGGGAACGTCGTGGCGTGGAATCCGACCATAACGGGTACCAAATCGGAAGACACGTTCCTGATCCTCGAAGACGGCCTGGAATGCTTCTCTTATCCTGAAACAAGTGAATGGCCCGGTATCGAACTGCAGGCTGGTTCGATAACTTTGAGAAGACCGGACATCGTTCTGCTTTGA
- a CDS encoding SDH family Clp fold serine proteinase — translation MSSFIFELFWMIFILSMFIPFLRAYSQRAARETLIRQLEEKRKSRVITLIHRQESVSFFGLTFGRYITIEDSEEILRAIQLTPPDMPIDLIVHTPGGLVLAAEQIARALIKHKGKVTVFVPHYAMSGGTMIALAADEIVMDPNAVLGPLDPQLGGYPAPSILSVLEKKDINQVDDQTLILADMARKALDQVKDFVTCLLKEKVGEEKAKELAETLCSGKWTHDYPITVDMLKQMGLPVSENMPQEVYELMNLYRQTEQRRPSVQYIPVPYKSSEKSTSGEVFRKNS, via the coding sequence ATGTCTTCTTTCATATTCGAACTTTTCTGGATGATTTTCATCCTCAGCATGTTCATTCCCTTCTTGCGTGCCTACAGCCAGAGGGCCGCAAGGGAAACGTTGATAAGACAGCTGGAGGAGAAACGCAAGAGCAGGGTCATAACGCTTATCCACAGGCAGGAATCGGTGAGTTTCTTCGGACTCACTTTTGGAAGGTACATAACTATAGAAGATTCGGAGGAAATCCTGAGAGCGATACAGCTCACACCCCCGGACATGCCGATCGATCTGATCGTACACACCCCGGGTGGCCTCGTACTCGCAGCGGAGCAGATAGCTCGCGCGCTGATAAAACACAAAGGTAAGGTGACGGTGTTCGTTCCGCACTACGCCATGTCCGGTGGAACGATGATAGCCCTGGCCGCAGACGAGATAGTGATGGATCCGAACGCGGTTCTGGGGCCACTCGATCCGCAGCTTGGTGGTTACCCCGCCCCTTCGATACTGAGCGTGCTCGAGAAGAAAGATATCAACCAGGTCGATGATCAGACCCTCATCCTTGCGGACATGGCCAGGAAAGCCCTGGACCAGGTCAAGGATTTCGTCACCTGCCTTTTGAAAGAAAAGGTTGGAGAGGAGAAAGCGAAAGAACTCGCGGAGACCCTTTGCAGTGGTAAATGGACGCACGATTATCCCATCACCGTAGATATGCTCAAGCAGATGGGTCTGCCAGTTTCTGAGAACATGCCACAGGAAGTGTACGAGCTCATGAACCTCTACAGGCAGACAGAACAGAGAAGACCTTCCGTTCAGTACATACCAGTTCCTTACAAGAGCAGTGAGAAAAGTACCAGCGGAGAAGTGTTCAGAAAGAATTCCTGA
- a CDS encoding DeoR/GlpR family DNA-binding transcription regulator gives MNKIDRIQRIIDIVRTEGNATIKYLARLLNVSEATVRRDLQAICSSDTVPVKRIKGGILYSLEKLGYEPMFDLKVTRMVEAKKRIARTAVKLLEDGDTLALDSGTTIYYFARLLGTKRGLKVISTDLKVAEELAKSPHIQTIIVCGEVRPGYFSIGGIEAVKFLSLFHVDKVFISTDAWTLEGTFNSSSFEAEVKRTLLKLASKKYLLADHTKFGKKAFIKVSDINVFDAIITDQNPPPDVLEELKSMGVNVICAKDETVDEHFSKESDIQRGQRDPAQ, from the coding sequence ATGAACAAGATCGATCGAATCCAGCGAATCATCGATATAGTCCGAACGGAAGGTAACGCAACGATCAAATATCTGGCACGCTTGTTAAACGTGTCTGAAGCTACTGTGAGGAGAGACCTTCAAGCTATTTGCTCATCAGATACAGTACCGGTCAAACGAATAAAAGGTGGTATTCTCTACTCACTTGAGAAGCTCGGATATGAACCCATGTTTGATCTCAAGGTAACTCGCATGGTTGAAGCAAAAAAGAGAATTGCCAGAACTGCAGTTAAACTTCTCGAAGATGGGGACACTCTAGCACTGGACTCAGGAACAACGATTTATTACTTCGCCCGTTTACTTGGTACCAAGAGAGGTCTCAAGGTTATCTCAACTGATCTGAAAGTTGCCGAAGAGCTTGCTAAATCTCCGCACATCCAGACAATAATAGTTTGTGGAGAGGTAAGGCCAGGGTACTTCAGCATAGGCGGAATCGAGGCTGTGAAATTTCTCTCTTTGTTCCATGTTGATAAGGTTTTCATATCAACTGATGCTTGGACTCTTGAAGGAACGTTCAATTCTTCGTCTTTTGAAGCCGAGGTAAAGCGTACTCTACTGAAACTGGCTTCAAAGAAGTATCTTTTAGCAGATCACACGAAATTCGGAAAGAAAGCTTTCATAAAGGTTTCAGATATAAATGTGTTTGACGCTATAATCACAGATCAGAACCCACCACCAGATGTTCTTGAAGAGCTAAAAAGCATGGGTGTTAACGTTATCTGTGCCAAGGATGAGACTGTTGATGAGCACTTTTCAAAGGAAAGCGATATTCAGCGGGGTCAGCGCGATCCCGCACAATGA
- a CDS encoding autoinducer 2 ABC transporter substrate-binding protein: protein MRKSLLTVVLVVALVMFLITTGLAAPKKNITIAVVVKSVAFNWFQRMEVGIKQFAKDYGVTAFMQGPPVADSAQQIAIIEQLIAQGVDAIVIVPYGVKEHEMVQKEAMEKGIIVVTHEAARTAYAHFDLEAFVNEEYGEEMMRQLAKRMNYEGEYVQFVGSYTNDSHNQWMDAARAYQEANYPNMKCIGKFETREDQAVGYNIMKDLLKRYPNIKGVLGSAAGDVVAAGRAIQEAGLADKIAVVGTSIVSYAGELLKTGAVDLAMCWDPALAGYAACVVAYKLLIGEKIEEGMNLGVPGYESIKIVKNEHGVPVIYGKGWIFIDASNMDQYNF from the coding sequence ATGAGAAAAAGCTTGTTAACCGTTGTTCTGGTTGTGGCACTGGTCATGTTTCTGATCACAACAGGCCTCGCCGCTCCAAAGAAGAATATCACGATCGCAGTAGTTGTGAAGTCAGTTGCCTTCAACTGGTTCCAGAGAATGGAGGTAGGTATCAAGCAATTTGCCAAGGACTACGGTGTGACAGCATTCATGCAGGGGCCTCCGGTAGCTGATTCAGCTCAGCAGATTGCGATCATCGAGCAATTGATAGCACAGGGTGTGGATGCAATTGTCATAGTGCCTTATGGGGTTAAGGAGCACGAAATGGTTCAGAAAGAAGCTATGGAAAAGGGGATCATCGTCGTAACGCATGAAGCAGCTAGGACCGCTTACGCCCATTTTGATCTTGAAGCCTTTGTCAATGAAGAATATGGTGAGGAAATGATGCGACAGCTTGCTAAGAGGATGAATTATGAAGGTGAGTACGTCCAATTTGTAGGTTCTTACACCAACGACTCACACAATCAATGGATGGATGCAGCTCGCGCTTATCAAGAGGCTAATTATCCCAATATGAAGTGCATTGGGAAATTTGAGACTCGAGAGGATCAAGCAGTTGGTTACAATATCATGAAAGACCTGCTCAAGAGGTATCCGAACATTAAAGGTGTGCTTGGCTCGGCGGCTGGTGACGTGGTGGCAGCCGGGCGAGCAATCCAGGAAGCCGGTTTAGCTGACAAGATAGCTGTAGTCGGAACAAGCATTGTGTCCTATGCGGGTGAATTGCTCAAGACTGGGGCCGTCGATCTCGCAATGTGCTGGGATCCAGCTCTCGCAGGATATGCAGCCTGTGTTGTAGCTTACAAATTGTTAATTGGCGAAAAGATTGAAGAAGGTATGAACCTTGGTGTTCCTGGGTACGAAAGCATCAAGATCGTCAAGAACGAGCACGGTGTACCTGTGATTTACGGTAAAGGCTGGATATTTATCGACGCTTCGAACATGGATCAGTATAATTTCTGA